A portion of the Chromobacterium sp. IIBBL 290-4 genome contains these proteins:
- the tssG gene encoding type VI secretion system baseplate subunit TssG — protein sequence MASPSRRSPRDLRQELAADASQFGFFQAARILGLSGHRRAGAKRGRLPERLRFRTLASLSFPASELAGYKPAEEGSEAADEMTISFLGLTGPSGALPTAYTELLLERRLRHRDDTMHAFFDLFSHRAASLFFEAWCKYRSWINVEAGERDGFTHNLLDLGGVGLGQLRQQMGPGAELDERMFVYYAGLLSQKPLSAQSLVTLVEGFFGVTASLEQFVGQWLQVPHAEQSQLGMDGCELGLSAFAGERIWDRQTKLKLRLGPLRRAQFDALQPHAAGAQALRALMHFALGHSLAAEVCLVLDQRDVAPAVLGSAALSLGGDSWLGRPQGHPDDMRYTLLN from the coding sequence ATGGCCAGCCCGAGCAGGCGAAGCCCTCGTGATCTGAGGCAGGAGCTGGCCGCCGACGCCAGCCAATTCGGCTTCTTCCAGGCGGCGCGCATTCTGGGCCTGAGCGGCCACAGGCGCGCCGGGGCCAAGCGCGGGCGGCTGCCGGAGCGGCTGCGTTTCCGCACGCTGGCGTCCCTGTCGTTTCCGGCCAGCGAGCTGGCCGGCTACAAGCCGGCAGAGGAGGGCAGCGAGGCGGCGGACGAGATGACCATCAGCTTTCTCGGCCTTACCGGGCCGAGCGGCGCGCTGCCCACCGCGTATACCGAGTTGTTGCTGGAGCGCAGGCTGCGCCACCGCGACGACACCATGCACGCTTTTTTCGACTTGTTCAGCCACCGCGCCGCCTCGCTGTTTTTCGAGGCCTGGTGCAAGTACCGCAGCTGGATCAATGTCGAGGCCGGCGAGCGCGATGGCTTCACCCACAATCTGCTCGATTTGGGCGGCGTGGGCCTGGGCCAGCTGCGCCAGCAGATGGGGCCGGGGGCCGAGCTGGACGAGCGCATGTTCGTCTATTACGCGGGCCTGCTCAGCCAGAAGCCGCTATCGGCGCAATCGCTGGTGACGCTGGTGGAAGGCTTCTTCGGCGTCACCGCCAGCCTGGAGCAGTTTGTCGGCCAATGGCTGCAAGTGCCGCATGCCGAGCAAAGCCAGCTGGGCATGGATGGCTGCGAGCTGGGCCTGTCGGCCTTCGCCGGCGAGCGCATCTGGGACCGTCAAACCAAGCTCAAGCTGCGGCTGGGGCCGTTGCGCCGCGCGCAGTTCGACGCGCTGCAGCCGCACGCCGCCGGCGCGCAGGCCTTGCGCGCGCTGATGCATTTCGCGCTGGGCCACAGCCTGGCGGCCGAGGTGTGCCTGGTGCTGGATCAGCGCGATGTGGCGCCGGCCGTGCTGGGCTCAGCCGCGCTGAGCCTGGGCGGCGATAGCTGGCTGGGTCGCCCGCAGGGCCACCCGGACGATATGCGTTACACCCTGTTGAACTGA